In the genome of Chlamydia trachomatis A/HAR-13, one region contains:
- the rpmB gene encoding 50S ribosomal protein L28: MSKKCALTGRKPRRGYSYAIRGISKKKKGIGLKVTGRTKRRFFPNIMTKRLWSTEENRFLKLKISAAALRLVDKLGLDQVVARAKSKGF; this comes from the coding sequence ATGTCGAAAAAATGTGCGCTTACAGGAAGAAAGCCTCGTCGCGGTTATAGCTATGCTATCCGAGGGATTTCTAAAAAGAAAAAAGGGATCGGTTTGAAAGTTACAGGAAGAACAAAACGTCGATTCTTCCCTAATATAATGACTAAGAGACTATGGTCTACTGAGGAAAATCGCTTCCTCAAACTCAAAATTTCTGCAGCAGCTTTACGCCTTGTTGATAAACTAGGGTTAGATCAGGTTGTTGCTAGAGCTAAAAGCAAGGGTTTTTAG
- a CDS encoding menaquinone biosynthesis decarboxylase — MLSLRSLVDYLRSQHELIDIHVPVDPHLEIAEIHRRVVEREGPALLFHQVKGSPFPVLTNLFGTRRRVDLLFPDLSSDLFEQIIHLLSSPPSFSSLWKHRSLFKRGISALGMRKRHLRPSPFLYQDAPNLSQLPMLTSWPEDGGPFLTLPLVYTQSPENGVPNLGMYRMQRFDKETLGLHFQIQKGGGAHFFEAEQKKQNLPVTVFLSGNPFLILSAIAPLPENVPELLFCSFLQNKKLSFVEKHPQSGHPLLCDSEFILTGEAVAGERRPEGPFGDHFGYYSLTHDFPIFKCNCLYHKKDAIYPATVVGKPFQEDFFLGNKLQELLSPLFPLIMPGVQDLKSYGEAGFHALAAAIVKERYWKEALRSALRILGEGQLSLTKFLWITDQSVDLENFPSLLECVLERMNFDRDLLILSETANDTLDYTGSGFNKGSKGIFLGVGAPIRSLPRRYRGPSLPGISQIGVFCRGCLVLETSLQQLDIPALLKEPHLADWPLVILVEDLSSALSSTKEFIWRTFTRSSPATDLHIPVSQITNHKVSYTPPMILNALMKPPYPKEVEADEATQNLVSSRWHSYFP, encoded by the coding sequence GTGTTGTCCTTACGATCTTTAGTGGATTATTTGCGCTCTCAACATGAGCTCATTGATATTCATGTTCCTGTAGATCCCCATTTGGAGATCGCTGAAATCCATCGTCGTGTTGTAGAAAGAGAAGGACCAGCCCTCCTTTTTCATCAAGTTAAGGGATCGCCTTTCCCTGTGCTCACTAATTTATTCGGCACTCGAAGACGTGTTGACCTACTGTTCCCAGATCTCTCTTCAGATCTTTTTGAACAAATTATTCACTTACTATCTTCTCCCCCTTCTTTTTCTTCTTTGTGGAAGCACCGCTCTCTTTTCAAGCGTGGAATCTCTGCATTAGGAATGCGTAAACGCCATTTACGCCCCTCCCCTTTTCTTTATCAAGATGCTCCTAATCTCTCCCAGCTTCCTATGCTTACCAGCTGGCCAGAAGATGGCGGCCCTTTTTTAACACTTCCTTTGGTGTACACCCAATCTCCTGAGAATGGCGTCCCTAATTTAGGGATGTATCGTATGCAGCGCTTCGATAAAGAGACTTTGGGATTACATTTCCAAATTCAAAAAGGTGGTGGAGCCCATTTCTTTGAAGCTGAGCAAAAAAAACAAAATCTTCCTGTCACAGTGTTCCTATCTGGGAATCCTTTTTTGATCCTATCTGCTATTGCCCCTCTTCCAGAGAATGTTCCAGAGCTTTTATTTTGTTCTTTTTTACAAAATAAAAAGCTTAGCTTTGTAGAGAAGCATCCGCAGTCAGGGCACCCTCTGCTATGTGATTCTGAATTCATTCTTACAGGCGAGGCCGTTGCAGGCGAACGTCGTCCAGAAGGTCCTTTCGGAGATCATTTCGGATACTATAGTTTAACACATGATTTCCCGATCTTTAAATGCAACTGCTTATATCATAAGAAAGATGCTATCTATCCTGCGACTGTTGTAGGAAAACCTTTCCAAGAAGATTTTTTCTTGGGAAATAAGCTTCAAGAACTACTTTCTCCTCTCTTCCCTCTGATCATGCCTGGAGTTCAGGACCTAAAAAGCTATGGAGAAGCCGGGTTCCACGCTCTGGCTGCAGCTATAGTTAAAGAACGTTACTGGAAGGAAGCTCTACGCTCTGCTTTGCGAATACTTGGAGAGGGACAACTCTCCTTAACAAAGTTTCTATGGATTACAGATCAATCCGTAGATTTAGAAAACTTTCCTAGCTTGTTAGAATGCGTTTTAGAACGCATGAATTTTGACCGCGATCTTCTTATCCTTTCGGAGACTGCGAATGATACCCTGGATTATACAGGTAGCGGATTCAATAAAGGATCCAAAGGTATTTTTTTAGGCGTGGGAGCTCCCATCCGCTCTTTACCCAGACGGTATCGAGGCCCTTCTCTTCCTGGAATATCTCAAATAGGAGTTTTCTGTAGAGGTTGTTTAGTTTTAGAAACTTCTCTACAGCAGCTAGATATCCCCGCTCTACTCAAGGAACCCCATTTAGCAGATTGGCCTCTTGTTATTTTAGTGGAAGATCTATCCAGTGCTCTCTCTAGTACGAAAGAATTTATATGGAGAACATTTACACGATCTTCTCCTGCAACAGATTTACACATCCCTGTAAGTCAAATCACTAATCACAAGGTGAGTTACACCCCCCCCATGATCCTGAATGCCCTCATGAAACCTCCTTATCCTAAGGAAGTCGAAGCTGATGAGGCAACGCAAAATCTTGTTTCTTCTCGCTGGCATAGCTATTTCCCATAA
- the copN gene encoding SctW family type III secretion system gatekeeper subunit CopN has protein sequence MTASGGAGGLGSTQTVDVARAQAAAATQDAQEVIGSQEASEASMLKGCEDLINPAAATRIKKKEEKFESLEARRKPTADKAEKKSESTEEKGDTPLEDRFTEDLSEVSGEDFRGLKNSFDDDSSPGEILDALTSKFSDPTIKDLALDYLIQTAPSDRKLKSALIQAKHQLMSQNPQAIVGGRNVLLASETFASRANTSPSSLRSLYLQVTSSPSNCDNLRQMLASYSPSEKTAVMEFLVNGMVADLKSEGPSIPPAKLQVYMTELSNLQALHSVDSFFDRNIGNLENSLKHEGHAPIPSLTTGNLTKTFLQLVEDKFPSSSKAQKALSELVGPDTGPQTEVLNLFFRALNGCSPRIFSGAEKKQQLASVITNTLDAINADNEDYPKPGDFPRSSFSSTPPHAPVPQSEIPTSPTSTQPPPP, from the coding sequence ATGACTGCATCAGGAGGAGCTGGAGGGCTAGGCAGCACCCAAACAGTAGACGTTGCGCGAGCACAAGCTGCTGCAGCTACTCAAGATGCACAAGAGGTTATCGGCTCTCAGGAAGCTTCTGAGGCAAGTATGCTCAAAGGATGTGAGGATCTCATAAATCCTGCAGCTGCAACCCGAATCAAAAAAAAAGAAGAGAAGTTTGAATCATTAGAAGCTCGTCGCAAACCAACAGCGGATAAAGCAGAAAAGAAATCCGAGAGCACAGAGGAAAAAGGCGATACTCCTCTTGAAGATCGTTTCACAGAAGATCTTTCCGAAGTCTCCGGAGAAGATTTTCGAGGATTGAAAAATTCGTTCGATGATGATTCTTCTCCTGGAGAAATTCTCGATGCGCTCACAAGTAAATTTTCTGATCCCACAATAAAGGATCTAGCTCTTGATTATCTAATTCAAACAGCTCCCTCTGATAGGAAACTTAAGTCCGCTCTCATTCAGGCAAAGCATCAACTGATGAGCCAGAATCCTCAGGCGATTGTTGGAGGACGCAATGTTCTGTTAGCTTCAGAAACCTTTGCTTCCAGAGCAAATACATCTCCTTCATCGCTTCGCTCCTTATATCTCCAAGTAACCTCATCCCCCTCTAATTGTGATAATTTACGTCAAATGCTTGCTTCTTACTCGCCATCAGAGAAAACCGCTGTTATGGAGTTTCTAGTAAATGGCATGGTAGCAGATTTAAAATCGGAGGGCCCTTCCATTCCTCCTGCAAAATTGCAAGTATATATGACGGAACTAAGCAATCTCCAAGCCTTACACTCTGTAGATAGCTTTTTTGATAGAAATATTGGGAACTTGGAAAATAGCTTAAAGCATGAAGGACATGCCCCTATTCCATCCTTAACGACAGGAAATTTAACTAAAACCTTCTTACAATTAGTAGAAGATAAATTCCCTTCCTCTTCCAAAGCTCAAAAGGCATTAAGTGAACTGGTAGGCCCAGATACTGGTCCTCAAACTGAAGTTTTAAACTTATTCTTCCGCGCTCTTAATGGCTGTTCGCCTAGAATATTCTCTGGAGCTGAAAAAAAACAGCAGCTGGCATCGGTTATCACAAATACGCTAGATGCGATAAATGCGGATAATGAGGATTATCCTAAACCAGGTGACTTCCCACGATCTTCCTTCTCTAGTACGCCTCCTCATGCTCCAGTACCTCAATCTGAGATTCCAACGTCACCTACCTCAACACAGCCTCCACCACCCTAA
- a CDS encoding type III secretion system effector protein, whose product MSISGSGNVSPATPDFDPSILMGRQAASAHAAKEASGASKATETSAAEQQALISSGTELDYVTDLQQSEGKYKKTLDKTSKSPKTKLKGNFSKVRAGTKGFLTGFGTRASRISARKAENNGEGMSMIPSQMEYVKKKGNRVSPEMQNFYLGASGLWSPTSDVSSITENCLGATALSTTPLLTTMQDPVSIEHLSSGEITALASFNPNVRTASLNEQTINAWTEARLGGEMVSTLLDPNIETSSLLRRAPTVSNEGMVDVSDMGNQTTSLSMEGLVNTVVDDPASAEEEKKTGELSLEEMAAMAKMIAALLSSGQGMAVFIASSNPSSGLTQFPEPKFSGTIPHYFSKKEDSETIWGLDSQIGSIAFDTRRENNASPLPTTSLHEEASYRFPVGEAPLDVNEIPFAVQHSTVFSEETANTEQALIQNESLGEIPVSAEVVGQDTVSSAYQFPSHLGMAVLASVPLSTEDYKTAVEHRKGPGGPPDPLIYQYRNVAVDPAIIFQSPSPFSVSSRFSVQGKPEAVAVYNDDQEEAAGGNRDSDEGKDQEQDKTRETEDAGGDS is encoded by the coding sequence ATGTCAATTTCTGGAAGTGGTAATGTATCTCCTGCAACTCCTGATTTTGACCCATCCATCTTGATGGGAAGACAGGCGGCATCAGCTCATGCAGCCAAAGAGGCCTCCGGAGCATCCAAGGCTACGGAAACGTCTGCTGCAGAACAACAAGCGTTAATTAGTTCTGGAACGGAACTAGACTATGTCACGGATTTGCAGCAAAGCGAGGGTAAATACAAAAAGACCCTCGATAAGACTTCGAAATCTCCTAAAACAAAATTAAAAGGGAATTTTTCCAAAGTACGTGCAGGTACTAAAGGATTCCTTACAGGATTTGGAACGCGAGCTTCTCGTATTTCTGCTCGTAAGGCAGAAAATAATGGAGAAGGGATGTCTATGATCCCCAGCCAGATGGAATATGTGAAGAAAAAAGGGAATCGGGTTTCTCCTGAAATGCAAAATTTTTATCTTGGAGCTTCAGGATTATGGAGTCCAACGTCTGATGTTTCTTCTATAACGGAAAATTGTTTGGGAGCTACTGCCCTGTCAACAACCCCTTTATTGACGACTATGCAAGATCCTGTGTCTATAGAGCATCTATCATCTGGAGAAATCACTGCATTAGCTTCGTTTAATCCTAATGTTCGTACAGCTTCTTTGAATGAGCAGACAATTAATGCTTGGACAGAAGCTAGGTTGGGAGGAGAAATGGTTTCCACTCTCTTAGACCCCAATATTGAGACGTCTTCTCTTCTACGTCGAGCTCCTACCGTAAGTAACGAAGGGATGGTCGATGTTTCGGATATGGGAAACCAGACTACAAGTTTATCCATGGAAGGATTAGTAAATACTGTTGTTGATGATCCAGCTTCTGCAGAAGAAGAAAAAAAGACTGGAGAGCTCTCTTTGGAAGAGATGGCAGCCATGGCAAAAATGATAGCAGCGCTATTAAGCTCTGGTCAAGGGATGGCAGTTTTTATAGCTTCTTCCAATCCTAGTTCAGGCTTAACACAATTTCCTGAACCTAAGTTCTCAGGAACTATCCCACATTATTTTTCTAAAAAGGAAGATAGCGAAACCATTTGGGGATTGGATTCTCAGATAGGAAGCATAGCGTTTGATACACGGAGAGAAAATAATGCGTCCCCCTTACCGACAACAAGCTTGCACGAGGAGGCTTCTTATAGGTTCCCTGTAGGAGAAGCTCCTTTGGATGTTAATGAAATCCCTTTTGCTGTTCAACATAGTACGGTATTTTCAGAGGAGACTGCGAATACAGAACAAGCTCTTATTCAGAATGAGAGTTTGGGAGAGATACCAGTTTCTGCTGAGGTAGTAGGACAAGATACGGTTAGTTCGGCTTACCAGTTTCCTTCCCATTTAGGGATGGCCGTGTTAGCCTCGGTTCCTCTTTCTACAGAGGATTATAAGACTGCAGTAGAACATCGTAAAGGTCCTGGAGGACCTCCAGACCCATTGATTTATCAATACCGAAATGTGGCTGTTGATCCCGCCATTATTTTTCAATCACCGTCTCCATTCAGTGTTTCTTCGCGTTTTTCCGTGCAAGGTAAGCCGGAAGCTGTAGCTGTATACAATGATGATCAAGAAGAAGCTGCAGGTGGAAATCGAGATAGTGATGAAGGGAAAGACCAAGAGCAGGATAAAACGAGAGAAACAGAGGATGCAGGAGGCGATTCATGA
- a CDS encoding phospholipase D-like domain-containing protein, with protein sequence MKKTKHLISKIMFSLVSLFVGGFLLKAPAPTQSADTFQTLIESKEPVIFTKQCGDNVTQILCDAIDSAKKDIFLSIYDLSAPAITISLKKQVSARIPVCIHYQRISKNAEFSQSPYLTLGEHPPMHRKLMHQKTMAIDGELAWIGSANFTLASLEKSANLIIGLKSAEICHFIKTQTSGRCFINNQLIEYFSFDGGSSAALETVLHHIRSAKESIQVGMFALTLPQIIAELNAAQNCGVDVVILVDKGYKSFTVQQIKQLEHPSLSIYEKVTPYQLHHKFGIFDKKTLITGSVNWSENGFLINTEDMIVIENLTEKQQSKIQAIWEGLVRECALYYSPDQEEKEKDPLIIPFPPSEKKQAA encoded by the coding sequence ATGAAAAAAACAAAACACCTTATTTCCAAAATAATGTTCAGCTTAGTTTCCCTTTTTGTTGGAGGATTTTTACTAAAAGCCCCAGCCCCGACTCAATCTGCTGATACCTTCCAAACGCTTATTGAATCCAAGGAACCTGTTATCTTCACCAAACAGTGTGGAGACAATGTAACGCAAATACTATGTGATGCGATAGACTCTGCAAAAAAAGATATTTTTCTCAGTATTTATGACCTATCTGCTCCCGCTATCACGATAAGTTTGAAAAAACAAGTGTCCGCTCGCATTCCTGTATGTATTCATTACCAACGTATCTCTAAAAATGCGGAGTTCTCTCAGTCTCCCTATCTTACCTTGGGAGAACATCCTCCCATGCACAGAAAACTCATGCATCAAAAAACTATGGCAATAGATGGAGAACTCGCTTGGATCGGATCTGCTAATTTTACATTAGCTTCGTTAGAGAAGAGCGCTAACCTAATAATTGGATTAAAAAGCGCAGAAATTTGTCATTTTATTAAAACGCAAACCTCTGGTCGGTGCTTTATTAACAATCAACTCATCGAGTATTTTTCCTTTGATGGGGGGAGTTCTGCTGCTCTAGAAACAGTTCTTCACCATATTCGATCAGCGAAAGAATCCATCCAAGTAGGTATGTTTGCTCTCACTTTACCTCAGATTATTGCTGAATTGAATGCCGCACAAAACTGTGGTGTTGATGTAGTGATCCTCGTCGACAAAGGATACAAATCCTTTACCGTACAGCAAATTAAGCAATTGGAACATCCTAGTCTCTCTATTTATGAAAAGGTAACCCCGTACCAACTACATCATAAATTTGGCATTTTCGATAAAAAGACGCTAATTACAGGATCTGTCAATTGGTCTGAGAATGGCTTCCTTATTAATACAGAAGACATGATTGTCATTGAAAATCTGACAGAAAAACAGCAAAGCAAAATACAGGCGATATGGGAAGGATTAGTAAGAGAGTGTGCTTTGTATTACTCCCCAGATCAAGAGGAAAAAGAAAAAGATCCTTTAATCATTCCGTTCCCTCCTAGCGAAAAAAAACAAGCTGCTTGA
- the cdsV gene encoding SctV family type III secretion system export apparatus subunit CdsV, whose protein sequence is MNKLLNFVSRTFGGDAALNMINKSSDLILAMWMLGVVLMIILPLPPAMVDFMITINLAISVFLLMVALYIPSALQLSVFPSLLLITTMFRLGINISSSRQILLHAYAGHVIQAFGDFVVGGNYVVGFIIFLIITIIQFIVVTKGAERVAEVAARFRLDAMPGKQMAIDADLRAGMIDATQARDKRSQIQKESELYGAMDGAMKFIKGDVIAGIVISLINIVGGLVIGVTMKGMTMAQAAHIYTLITIGDGLVSQIPSLLISLTAGIVTTRVSSDKDTNLGKEISSQLVKEPRALLLSAGATLGIGFFKGFPLWSFALMAVLFAVLGILLITKKNSPGKKGGASSTTTVGAADGAAASGENSDDYALTLPVILELGKDLSKLIQQRTKSGQSFVDDMIPKMRQALYQDIGIRYPGIHVRTDSPSLEGNDYMILLNEVPYVRGKIPPNHVLTNEVEENLSRYNLPFITYKNAAGLPSTWVSTDALTILEKAAIKYWSPLEVIILHLSYFFHRNSQEFLGIQEVRSMIEFMERSFPDLVKEVTRLIPLQKLTEIFKRLVQEQISIKDLRTILESLSEWAQTEKDTVLLTEYVRSSLKLYISFKFSQGQSAISVYLLDPEIEEMIRGAIKQTSAGSYLALDPDSVNLILKSMRMTITPTPPGGQPPVLLTAIDVRRYVRKLIETEFPDIAVISYQEVLPEIRIQPLGRIQIF, encoded by the coding sequence ATGAACAAGCTACTCAACTTTGTCAGTAGAACATTCGGGGGAGATGCGGCCCTGAATATGATAAACAAGTCCAGTGACCTGATCCTCGCCATGTGGATGTTAGGCGTGGTCTTGATGATCATTTTGCCATTGCCTCCAGCTATGGTGGACTTTATGATCACCATTAACTTGGCGATCTCTGTGTTCCTGCTGATGGTTGCCTTGTATATTCCCAGCGCATTACAACTTTCTGTTTTCCCCTCCTTACTCTTAATCACCACAATGTTCCGATTGGGGATTAACATTTCTTCCTCCCGACAAATTCTCCTTCATGCTTATGCTGGTCACGTGATCCAAGCCTTCGGAGACTTCGTCGTTGGAGGAAACTATGTCGTTGGATTTATTATCTTCCTAATCATCACCATCATTCAGTTTATCGTGGTAACAAAAGGTGCGGAGAGGGTCGCTGAGGTAGCTGCTCGATTCCGATTAGATGCCATGCCTGGTAAACAGATGGCCATCGATGCCGACCTACGAGCAGGAATGATTGATGCGACACAAGCTCGTGATAAGCGATCTCAGATTCAGAAAGAAAGTGAACTTTATGGAGCTATGGACGGAGCCATGAAGTTCATTAAGGGAGACGTGATCGCAGGGATTGTTATCTCCTTGATTAACATCGTAGGAGGATTAGTCATCGGAGTGACCATGAAGGGCATGACGATGGCTCAAGCCGCGCACATCTACACGTTGATTACGATCGGTGACGGGTTAGTTTCTCAAATCCCCTCTCTGTTAATCTCTTTAACAGCTGGTATCGTAACCACTCGAGTATCTAGTGATAAAGACACTAACCTTGGTAAGGAAATTTCTAGCCAGTTGGTTAAAGAACCTCGGGCACTTCTCCTATCCGCAGGCGCAACCTTAGGAATCGGATTCTTCAAAGGTTTCCCTTTATGGTCATTTGCTTTAATGGCCGTTCTCTTTGCAGTATTAGGTATTCTGTTAATCACTAAGAAAAACTCTCCAGGGAAAAAAGGCGGAGCCAGCTCTACTACTACAGTAGGTGCCGCTGATGGAGCTGCGGCTTCAGGAGAAAATTCTGATGATTATGCTCTGACTCTTCCTGTAATTCTTGAACTTGGAAAAGATCTTTCTAAACTCATCCAACAACGAACCAAATCGGGGCAAAGTTTTGTGGATGATATGATTCCTAAAATGCGTCAGGCTCTCTATCAGGATATTGGAATTCGTTATCCAGGAATCCATGTACGTACAGACTCCCCTTCCTTGGAAGGTAATGACTATATGATTCTGCTGAATGAGGTTCCCTACGTTCGCGGAAAAATTCCACCAAATCATGTGTTAACAAATGAAGTAGAAGAAAACTTATCTCGGTATAACTTACCTTTTATTACTTACAAAAATGCTGCAGGATTGCCTTCCACTTGGGTTAGTACAGATGCTCTCACTATCTTAGAGAAAGCTGCGATTAAATACTGGTCTCCTTTGGAAGTGATTATTCTTCACTTGTCCTACTTCTTCCATAGAAATTCTCAAGAGTTCTTAGGCATTCAGGAAGTACGCTCTATGATTGAATTTATGGAACGTTCCTTCCCTGATCTTGTTAAAGAGGTTACCCGTCTTATTCCTCTACAGAAGCTTACAGAAATCTTTAAGCGTTTAGTTCAAGAACAAATATCCATTAAGGATTTACGAACTATTTTGGAATCTTTGAGCGAATGGGCACAGACGGAAAAAGATACAGTATTACTTACTGAATATGTGCGCTCTTCCTTGAAACTCTATATCAGCTTCAAGTTCTCTCAAGGGCAATCCGCTATTTCTGTATATCTGCTCGATCCTGAAATTGAAGAGATGATCCGCGGAGCAATCAAACAAACTTCTGCAGGATCTTATTTGGCTTTAGATCCAGATTCTGTAAACCTCATCTTAAAATCTATGCGGATGACTATTACTCCTACACCTCCTGGAGGACAGCCTCCTGTGCTGTTGACAGCAATTGATGTCAGACGCTATGTACGGAAATTGATAGAGACAGAATTCCCTGATATCGCTGTGATTTCTTACCAAGAAGTTTTACCTGAAATTAGAATCCAGCCTTTGGGAAGAATTCAAATTTTCTAA
- a CDS encoding 4-alpha-glucanotransferase translates to MPSLSQSRRIIQQSSIRKIWNQIDTSPKHGVCVPLFSLHTQESCGIGEFLDLIPMIDWCISCGFQILQILPINDTGSCSSPYNSISSIALNPLHLSISALPYKEEVPAAETRIREMQQLSQLPQVHYEKVRSMKRDFFQEYYRVCKQKKLTDHPDFYAFCEQEKYWLHPYALFRSIREHLDNLPINHWPTTYTDLSQITEHERTFAEDIQFHSYLQYLCFQQMTQVREHANCKSCLIKGDIPILISKDSCDVWFYRHYFSSSESVGAPPDLYNAEGQNWHLPIYNMKTLQQDNYLWWKERLRYAENFYSLYRLDHVVGLFRFWVWDESGCGRFEPHDPKNYLAQGQDILSHLLTSSSMLPIGEDLGTIPSDVKRMLESFAVCGTRIPRWERNWEGNGAYTPFDQYDPLSVTSLSTHDSSTLASWWKESPQESKLFAQFLGLPYSSTLSLHNHTEILKLSHKTSSIFRINLINDYLALFPDLISKTPRYERINLPGTISKNNWVYRVKPSIEDLSSHSKLNSLLEALF, encoded by the coding sequence ATGCCATCATTATCCCAATCCCGACGTATCATCCAGCAATCTTCCATTCGAAAGATTTGGAATCAGATAGATACTTCTCCTAAGCATGGCGTATGTGTACCGTTATTTTCTCTCCATACTCAAGAAAGTTGTGGGATAGGTGAATTTCTTGACCTGATTCCTATGATCGATTGGTGTATCTCGTGTGGTTTTCAAATCCTTCAAATTCTTCCGATTAACGATACAGGGTCCTGTTCGAGTCCTTACAATAGCATTTCTTCGATAGCACTCAATCCTCTTCACCTTTCTATCTCTGCGCTCCCCTATAAAGAAGAAGTGCCAGCTGCGGAAACACGCATACGAGAAATGCAGCAACTCTCTCAACTTCCTCAAGTACATTATGAAAAAGTTCGCTCTATGAAGAGAGATTTTTTTCAAGAGTACTACCGCGTGTGTAAACAGAAAAAACTCACTGATCATCCTGATTTTTATGCCTTCTGTGAACAGGAAAAATATTGGTTACATCCCTACGCTCTCTTTCGCTCTATCCGAGAACATTTGGATAACCTTCCTATTAATCATTGGCCAACCACCTACACAGATCTCTCCCAGATTACCGAGCATGAACGTACTTTTGCGGAAGATATACAATTTCACTCTTATCTACAGTATTTGTGCTTCCAACAGATGACACAAGTGCGGGAGCATGCCAATTGCAAAAGCTGTCTCATCAAAGGGGATATCCCTATTCTAATCAGTAAAGATAGCTGCGATGTCTGGTTTTATAGGCATTACTTTTCCTCTTCAGAATCTGTAGGTGCTCCTCCTGACCTGTATAATGCGGAAGGTCAGAACTGGCATCTCCCCATTTATAATATGAAAACTTTGCAACAAGATAACTACCTCTGGTGGAAGGAGCGCTTACGTTATGCGGAGAATTTTTACTCTTTATACCGTCTTGATCATGTCGTCGGTCTCTTTCGATTTTGGGTATGGGATGAGTCTGGATGCGGACGCTTTGAACCTCATGATCCGAAAAACTATCTAGCTCAAGGGCAAGATATCTTATCTCACCTCTTGACCAGTTCATCTATGCTACCTATAGGAGAAGATCTGGGAACGATCCCTTCCGATGTGAAACGTATGCTCGAGTCTTTTGCCGTATGCGGCACTAGAATTCCTCGTTGGGAACGAAACTGGGAAGGGAATGGAGCCTATACCCCTTTCGATCAATACGACCCTCTATCCGTCACAAGCCTCTCTACTCATGATTCCTCTACATTAGCCTCATGGTGGAAAGAATCTCCTCAGGAATCCAAACTATTTGCTCAGTTTTTAGGACTCCCCTATTCTTCCACCCTATCTCTTCACAATCATACCGAAATCCTGAAACTCTCTCACAAAACCTCTTCTATTTTTCGCATCAATCTTATTAATGACTATCTGGCTCTGTTCCCGGATTTGATATCAAAAACTCCTCGCTACGAAAGAATCAATCTGCCAGGAACTATTTCAAAAAATAATTGGGTGTATCGAGTTAAGCCTTCTATTGAAGATTTATCCTCTCATTCTAAGCTAAATTCTTTACTTGAGGCTCTATTTTAG
- the scc1 gene encoding type III secretion system chaperone Scc1, which yields MQNQFEQLLTELGTQINSPLTPDSNNACIVRFGYNNVAVQIEEDGNSGFLVAGVMLGKLPENTFRQKIFKAALSINGSPQSNIKGTLGYGEISNQLYLCDRLNMTYLNGEKLARYLVLFSQHANIWMQSISKGELPDLHALGMYHL from the coding sequence ATGCAAAATCAATTTGAACAACTCCTTACTGAATTAGGGACTCAAATCAACAGCCCTCTTACTCCTGATTCCAATAATGCCTGTATAGTTCGCTTTGGATACAACAATGTTGCTGTACAAATTGAAGAGGATGGTAATTCAGGATTTTTAGTTGCTGGAGTCATGCTTGGAAAACTTCCAGAGAATACCTTTAGACAAAAAATTTTCAAAGCTGCTTTGTCTATCAATGGATCTCCGCAATCTAATATTAAAGGCACTCTAGGATACGGTGAAATCTCTAACCAACTCTATCTCTGTGATCGACTTAACATGACCTATCTAAATGGAGAAAAGCTCGCCCGTTACTTAGTTCTTTTTTCGCAGCATGCCAATATCTGGATGCAATCTATCTCAAAAGGAGAACTTCCAGATTTACATGCTCTAGGTATGTATCACCTGTAA